In the Quercus lobata isolate SW786 chromosome 5, ValleyOak3.0 Primary Assembly, whole genome shotgun sequence genome, one interval contains:
- the LOC115988700 gene encoding uncharacterized protein LOC115988700, whose amino-acid sequence MIEKIRRKLMRRFQLKREGMSKLTGKICPKIQAKLDNEGLKSSDCVSIYAGNGLFEVECKHQRFVVNLSKRTCGCRKWDLTGIPCQHAISAILFDGSVPEDYVHPYYTIETYMKAYEPIIYPVASMEQWRRTSIDPLEPPKDKIQRGRPKIKRKRHPLEPKNPYKLSKAGTIIKCSECKKVGHNSRTCPSKKDKGTMSTNAKKTPTTNKKQAAGGARATAASAVDSRAKGIKTIAVSALNSRAGGSKAVVASSTGVRTSTAPLTIYGGGANSERVVVPTLEKAIQRMQAKKKKNLGFEQI is encoded by the exons ATGATTGAAAAGATTAGGAGAAAGCTGATGAGGAGGTTCCAATTGAAGAGGGAAGGGATGTCTAAATTGACAGGGAAAATATGTCCCAAAATTCAAGCGAAGTTGGACAATGAAGGTTTGAAGTCTTCTGATTGTGTGTCAATATATGCTGGAAATGGTTTATTTGAGGTTGAGTGCAAACATCAAAGGTTTGTTGTGAATTTGAGCAAGAGGACATGTGGTTGTAGGAAGTGGGATCTTACTGGCATCCCATGTCAACATGCCATATCTGCCATACTATTTGATGGAAGTGTACCTGAAGATTATGTGCATCCTTATTACACAATTGAGACATACATGAAGGCATATGAACCAATAATTTACCCTGTGGCTAGCATGGAACAGTGGAGAAGGACATCAATAGATCCTTTGGAACCACCCAAGGATAAGATACAACGTGGTAGACCcaagataaagagaaagaggCATCCTTTAGAACCCAAAAACCCATATAAGCTAAGCAAGGCTGGTACAATCATCAAGTGCTCTGAGTGTAAGAAGGTGGGACATAATAGCAGAACATGTCCATCCAAAAAAGACAAG GGTACAATGTCTACCAATGCTAAGAAGACACCTACAACAAACAAGAAGCAAGCAGCTGGAGGTGCAAGGGCTACTGCTGCAAGTGCTGTAGATTCAAGGGCTAAAGGTATAAAGACTATTGCTGTAAGTGCTTTAAATTCAAGGGCTGGAGGTTCAAAGGCTGTTGTTGCAAGTTCCACCGGTGTAAGAACTTCAACGGCACCATTAACAATATATGGTGGTGGTGCTAATAGTGAGCGTGTGGTGGTGCCAACTTTGGAAAAAGCCATTCAAAGGATGCAGgctaagaagaagaaaaaccttGGGTTTGAGCAAATATAA